A single Leptolyngbya sp. 'hensonii' DNA region contains:
- a CDS encoding YbjN domain-containing protein: MEFVTPVQKSCYEKIKPWMEELFQDAILTMNDREPLFTVNFGSASAFTEVVPWGETEAIVVTQACVVTNIEITPDLMYYLLRENDSLYFGRFSIDSQDDVMFEHSLVGSTCDKQELKTSVITVIKFADEYDDKIVAKWGGQRALDRQLVPAPLGEDETEEA, encoded by the coding sequence ATGGAATTTGTGACACCAGTGCAAAAATCTTGCTATGAGAAAATCAAGCCCTGGATGGAAGAACTGTTTCAAGATGCCATCCTGACGATGAACGATCGAGAACCGTTGTTTACCGTTAACTTTGGTTCAGCTTCGGCATTTACAGAAGTTGTTCCCTGGGGGGAAACGGAGGCGATCGTGGTCACCCAGGCCTGTGTGGTTACCAATATTGAAATTACGCCTGACTTGATGTACTACTTGCTGCGAGAGAATGACAGTCTCTACTTCGGCAGATTCTCGATTGACAGCCAGGATGATGTCATGTTTGAGCACAGTCTTGTGGGTTCCACCTGCGATAAGCAAGAGCTGAAAACCTCGGTTATTACCGTGATCAAATTTGCCGATGAGTATGATGACAAGATTGTGGCGAAGTGGGGAGGCCAGCGAGCCCTCGATCGTCAGCTCGTCCCTGCACCCCTGGGTGAAGATGAGACGGAAGAGGCTTAG
- the apcB gene encoding allophycocyanin subunit beta yields MQDAITAVINSSDVQGKYLDSSALDKLKAYFSTGELRVRAATAISANAAAIVKEAVAKSLLYSDITRPGGNMYTTRRYAACIRDLDYYLRYATYAMLAGDPSILDERVLNGLKETYNSLGVPVGATVQAIQAIKEVTASLVGADAGKEMGVYLDYICSGLS; encoded by the coding sequence ATGCAAGACGCAATCACTGCTGTTATCAATTCATCTGACGTTCAAGGTAAGTATTTAGACTCCTCCGCTTTAGATAAGCTGAAAGCTTATTTCTCCACTGGTGAACTGCGGGTTCGTGCAGCTACCGCGATCAGCGCTAACGCGGCTGCGATCGTTAAAGAAGCTGTGGCTAAGTCCCTGCTGTACTCTGACATCACCCGTCCCGGTGGCAACATGTACACCACCCGTCGCTATGCTGCTTGCATCCGCGACTTGGACTACTACCTCCGTTATGCCACCTATGCCATGCTGGCTGGCGACCCCTCCATCCTGGATGAGCGGGTTCTGAACGGTCTGAAAGAGACCTACAACTCCCTGGGTGTACCCGTTGGTGCTACTGTCCAGGCTATCCAAGCCATCAAAGAAGTGACTGCCAGCTTGGTAGGCGCTGATGCTGGTAAGGAAATGGGTGTTTACCTCGACTACATCTGCTCTGGCTTGAGCTAG
- a CDS encoding phycobilisome linker polypeptide, producing the protein MRMFKITACVPSQTRIRTQRELQNTYFTKLVPFENWFREQQRIMKMGGKIVKVELATGRPGANTGLA; encoded by the coding sequence ATGCGCATGTTTAAGATTACTGCTTGTGTTCCAAGTCAAACTCGCATCCGCACCCAGCGTGAACTGCAGAATACCTACTTCACCAAGCTGGTTCCCTTCGAAAACTGGTTTCGTGAGCAGCAGCGGATCATGAAAATGGGCGGCAAGATTGTTAAGGTTGAGCTGGCTACCGGTCGTCCTGGTGCGAATACTGGTTTGGCATAA
- a CDS encoding aldo/keto reductase: MQTTTLGANGPTVPALCLGTWAWGDKLFWSYGKDYGAAEVRQAFDAAVHAGLTFFDTAEVYGPGTSEQLLGQFVKETGATVQIATKYGPLPWRLSGQAVKIALSKSLERLQAKQILLYQIHWPFAFLTSQKTLMNALADEVKLGRTIAVGVSNYSAAQMREAHQILADRGVRLASNQVRYSLLSRQVESQGTIAAARDLGVTILAYSPLAQGLLTGKYTAYSKPPAGARQFDTRFGREGMDKIAPVTRLLRQIADLYGKTPAQVALNWLIAQGNVIPIVGIKTAEQVRQNLGCLKWKMTAEELENLERASRPWLN; the protein is encoded by the coding sequence ATGCAAACCACAACGCTGGGGGCCAATGGCCCGACTGTACCTGCGCTCTGCTTAGGAACCTGGGCTTGGGGAGACAAGTTATTTTGGAGTTACGGCAAAGACTATGGGGCTGCCGAAGTCAGGCAGGCTTTTGATGCAGCTGTTCATGCCGGGTTGACCTTCTTTGATACGGCTGAAGTCTATGGTCCAGGCACCTCGGAACAGTTGCTGGGGCAGTTTGTCAAGGAGACAGGAGCCACGGTACAAATTGCCACCAAGTATGGTCCCCTGCCCTGGCGACTCTCAGGGCAGGCCGTCAAAATCGCCCTGAGCAAAAGTCTGGAGCGATTGCAGGCCAAACAGATTCTGCTCTATCAGATCCACTGGCCCTTTGCGTTTCTGACAAGTCAGAAAACCCTGATGAATGCCCTAGCCGATGAGGTGAAGTTGGGGCGCACGATCGCAGTGGGAGTGAGCAATTATTCCGCTGCTCAGATGCGGGAAGCTCACCAAATTCTGGCCGATCGGGGAGTGCGCTTGGCCTCCAACCAGGTCCGGTATTCCCTGCTCAGTCGTCAGGTGGAGAGCCAGGGCACGATCGCGGCAGCCCGCGATCTGGGGGTGACGATCCTGGCCTACAGCCCTCTAGCCCAGGGATTATTGACCGGCAAGTATACGGCCTATTCCAAGCCTCCAGCAGGGGCTCGTCAGTTTGATACCCGGTTTGGTCGGGAAGGGATGGACAAGATTGCCCCCGTGACCCGGTTGTTGCGGCAGATCGCCGACCTCTATGGGAAAACCCCCGCTCAGGTGGCTCTCAACTGGCTGATCGCCCAGGGGAACGTGATTCCGATCGTTGGGATAAAAACGGCAGAGCAGGTGCGTCAGAATCTGGGATGCCTGAAGTGGAAAATGACTGCTGAGGAACTGGAAAATCTGGAGAGGGCCAGCCGCCCCTGGTTGAATTAG
- a CDS encoding FxLYD domain-containing protein translates to MLKPTIPVLIASLVGLSCCTTAALASISTPFGDYPDTTPQEAENLLCYMRLSNGTALNLSSLCGNQQLLTMPVQELPVSEVSPQNSAETQEPDVAVVQLGRSGNSIVGRVQNNTGRTAKSIIVNYQIVGADNKITTGFAIVQPVNLAPGQSGQFRGEGSSAGKVKITSVDWD, encoded by the coding sequence ATGCTGAAACCAACCATACCCGTCCTCATCGCCAGTTTAGTCGGGCTATCCTGTTGCACGACAGCAGCTCTGGCGTCCATCTCCACTCCCTTTGGCGACTATCCAGACACCACTCCTCAAGAGGCTGAAAACCTTCTCTGCTACATGCGACTCAGCAATGGCACCGCCTTAAATTTGTCCAGTCTGTGTGGTAATCAGCAACTCCTGACGATGCCGGTCCAGGAGTTACCGGTTTCAGAGGTCTCCCCCCAAAACTCCGCCGAGACGCAAGAGCCTGATGTCGCTGTTGTTCAGCTCGGACGCTCCGGCAACAGCATTGTTGGCCGGGTGCAAAACAATACCGGCAGAACCGCTAAGTCCATCATCGTGAACTATCAGATCGTCGGGGCCGATAACAAAATCACCACCGGATTTGCGATCGTTCAACCGGTCAATCTGGCCCCTGGTCAATCCGGTCAATTCCGGGGAGAAGGGAGCAGTGCAGGCAAGGTTAAAATAACGTCAGTAGACTGGGACTGA
- the apcA gene encoding allophycocyanin subunit alpha, translating to MSIVTKSIVNADAEARYLSPGELDRIKGFVSTGERRLRIAQVLTESRERIVKQAGDQLFQKRPDVVSPGGNAYGEEMTATCLRDLDYYLRLVTYGVVAGDVTPIEEIGIVGVREMYKSLGTPIDAIVEGVRAMKSVASSLLSGEDAAEAGSYFDYVIGAMQ from the coding sequence ATGAGTATCGTCACGAAATCAATCGTGAATGCTGATGCTGAAGCTCGTTATCTGAGCCCAGGCGAACTGGACCGGATCAAAGGCTTCGTTTCTACCGGTGAGCGCCGTCTTCGGATTGCTCAGGTTCTGACCGAGTCTCGTGAGCGCATCGTGAAGCAAGCTGGTGACCAACTGTTCCAGAAGCGCCCTGATGTGGTTTCCCCCGGTGGCAACGCTTACGGTGAAGAAATGACTGCAACCTGTCTGCGTGACCTGGACTACTACCTGCGTCTCGTGACCTACGGTGTTGTGGCTGGCGACGTGACCCCGATCGAAGAAATCGGTATCGTGGGTGTTCGTGAAATGTACAAATCCCTGGGTACCCCCATCGACGCTATCGTTGAAGGCGTTCGGGCTATGAAGAGCGTGGCTTCTTCCCTGCTGTCTGGTGAAGATGCTGCTGAAGCTGGCTCCTACTTCGACTACGTCATTGGTGCAATGCAGTAG